One genomic segment of Flavobacteriales bacterium includes these proteins:
- a CDS encoding DUF1801 domain-containing protein, whose product MNVQEQIESYIASQPAPKRADMQALHNYMLQALPTGKLWFLDGKDENGKIVSNPNIGYGLQTITYSDGRTKAFYQIGISANTTGISVYIMGLEDKKYLPNTYGKTIGKATVTGYCIKFRSLKDIDMDTLETAIKEGVKQTT is encoded by the coding sequence ATGAACGTTCAAGAACAAATTGAAAGCTACATTGCCTCTCAGCCAGCGCCAAAGCGCGCAGACATGCAAGCCTTGCACAACTACATGCTTCAAGCATTGCCAACGGGTAAATTGTGGTTCCTAGATGGTAAAGACGAGAACGGGAAAATTGTTTCCAATCCGAATATAGGCTACGGACTACAGACCATAACATATTCAGACGGTAGAACCAAAGCGTTCTATCAGATCGGTATCAGTGCCAACACCACCGGAATCTCCGTGTATATCATGGGGCTTGAAGACAAAAAGTACTTGCCCAACACGTATGGCAAAACAATTGGCAAAGCAACGGTAACCGGCTATTGCATTAAATTCAGATCGCTGAAAGACATAGATATGGATACGCTTGAAACTGCCATAAAAGAGGGTGTCAAACAGACCACGTAA
- a CDS encoding DUF1801 domain-containing protein produces the protein MATNKNLNSEVTDFLDAQEHPFRKEIEQLRSCILSANTALTENIKWNGPNYCFNGADRITMRIQPPIKQLQLIFHRGALKQPQAQHRLIANKSKLLVWKENDRAIVTFRSLQEIENGKAELTDIVTEWISATK, from the coding sequence ATGGCAACTAACAAGAATCTGAACAGCGAAGTGACTGACTTTTTGGACGCACAAGAACATCCATTTAGAAAGGAAATTGAACAATTAAGGAGCTGCATCTTATCGGCAAACACCGCTTTGACAGAAAATATCAAGTGGAATGGGCCGAATTATTGCTTCAATGGTGCGGATAGAATCACCATGAGAATTCAACCACCCATTAAACAGCTTCAACTCATTTTTCATCGAGGGGCACTCAAACAGCCGCAAGCCCAACACAGGCTGATTGCGAATAAAAGTAAACTGCTGGTCTGGAAAGAAAACGATCGGGCAATTGTAACCTTCAGATCTCTCCAAGAAATCGAAAATGGCAAAGCCGAACTGACCGACATCGTAACTGAATGGATAAGTGCTACGAAATAA